One Dermacentor albipictus isolate Rhodes 1998 colony chromosome 10, USDA_Dalb.pri_finalv2, whole genome shotgun sequence genomic window, CGTTATACTGCGCCGTCGAGAAGGCGTCAAGGTAAAAAACAAATGATATGGAGAAGCACACGGCAAACATGGCCAACGCTCGACGCCGGAGGGAGCGATAGTCGACCAAGTCTTCTGTGTCCGCACCTTCACGACTTGCGTGGTTCTTGATCTGTTCTCTCAGTTTCTCCACGAGACAGGCCGTGACAGCAAGCGAGGTATTGTTGGTTTCGGCAGCCTGCATCATGACGGCTTCGGCCGCGTCCAGCCTTCCTTTCGCGACGAGCCAACGAGGTGACTCTCGGGCGGTAGACAAAGCCGGGAGCAGGAGAGCCGTCGGGGCCAGGAACATGACCTGCTTTAGACGCCAGTCGATGACCATGGGTTTGATGATGACACTCCAAACCTCACATAACGTCAGGGCCAGAGCCGCGAGGAGAAGGACTTGCTGCGGCCTGTGCGCGTGCGTCATCACCTCGAATGGTATGAGGCAGGTAAAAATCATGTGTACCGCGACACTGGCCCCGGTAAGGAAGCGCACCACAGCGTAGCGCACGTAATTTGTCGCTGCGAAGGTGCACACCATGCAGGTCATTACCGCTGTGGCGGAGGACAGTAGCATGGCTCTCCTGCCGACGTAGTCTACGAAGGCTCCGGCCAGGATGAGGGAAACAACGGCACCGGCGTTCTGCAGGGCGACAAGGGTGGCCGGAAGCAAACGTTGGTCGCACACCATGTTCCAAGAGCTCACCGCACTTGCCTCGGCCGTCCTAACATCGTAGTCCCACTCTTCACAGGGCACGACGCGTGGGTCGCTGGTGTCCAGTAAACATCGGTTGTACCACTCGTCGGCCCCGGTTAGTGCAACGCCGATCTTGCGATGCTCAGCGGAATCGCCGTGTTCAGCGGGTGGCTTGCAGCGTTCGTAAATGCGGCAGCGGCTGAAGCGTCCGTCGGCCTCGATCGGTATGGCAATATTCTTCCAATCGGCTGCAGTGATGTTGAAACCGGCTAGCGGCTTGCACCAATGGTCGACGTCACCGGTGACGAGGGTAATCACCACGGTTTGGCAATTAGTCGAGAAGAGTCCCAGAAGAATGAGAAAGAGCATCCTCCTCTGGAAGGGGCCGTGACCAAAAGCATCCTCGCAGTCAAACGATTCACTTGTTCGAAGATCGGCGCCGGCGAGTCGGTGGGGGAGAAGGACGTCCATCGCCTGGTTCTGAGGTCTTGATCTTCTGGTTTAGTAGTCCtggacagtctcggaagaaaggGTTCCTGACGAAAGCCAGCTGTGCGGACCTGCCGAAACCAatacttcttcttttcttccccaGTGCGCGCACTTCACACTCAGTCACAGTGTCGCGCGCCTTTGTACCGCGTTGGCATTTCCGCTTGCTACTTGGAAAAAAAAGATAGTTCATTTCGCTTCGTCGTTTAATAATGCGATTACCATGTTAATCCTAGTAACCTGTCCTGCTAATATGGTGTGCTCCTATCTAAGGGCTATCCCATGAGTTAATCAAAAAAAATACCCGGTGGAACTCCGGTCATGATTAATGCAGGCGTTCATGCGAATAACACTGAAGCAATGTAGAGATCCACTGTTTTGTCAAATTTTCCCTTCCTTCTAGTCGATTCGATCAATTTTCCGGTTTGGACATCTACACTTGTTTGTTGCTCAACGATCCACACTTAGTGCGC contains:
- the LOC139050859 gene encoding solute carrier family 22 member 7-like; this translates as MDVLLPHRLAGADLRTSESFDCEDAFGHGPFQRRMLFLILLGLFSTNCQTVVITLVTGDVDHWCKPLAGFNITAADWKNIAIPIEADGRFSRCRIYERCKPPAEHGDSAEHRKIGVALTGADEWYNRCLLDTSDPRVVPCEEWDYDVRTAEASAVSSWNMVCDQRLLPATLVALQNAGAVVSLILAGAFVDYVGRRAMLLSSATAVMTCMVCTFAATNYVRYAVVRFLTGASVAVHMIFTCLIPFEVMTHAHRPQQVLLLAALALTLCEVWSVIIKPMVIDWRLKQVMFLAPTALLLPALSTARESPRWLVAKGRLDAAEAVMMQAAETNNTSLAVTACLVEKLREQIKNHASREGADTEDLVDYRSLRRRALAMFAVCFSISFVFYLDAFSTAQYNEFWIPCLTVVVTLTTYAGMHFLMTGVVLVRVLSVCFLLTGSIQCALSVTVGTGYATISKTLLVLSKGVSNVILIHCFTYVLELFPSAVRAGVACWAFASGRVAAVCATITLVLKPAGHEDLVFAVAGLFLFISLLVIRVLPRTTVVEEALIVSRRSSYFTRVSMNYMKQTLVQSILSNKSKTGSVESSKSASRKSGRSGGSKSPGSSKVSRRFRTEQMLE